In Verrucomicrobiia bacterium, one DNA window encodes the following:
- a CDS encoding type II secretion system protein has protein sequence MKDRTDLKTRGFTFTELLVVVSVGAVLAGTILPALDTAQDTLKAAVCLSNMHQWGLGFSLYAADQRDYWPAEGSNFSVIDGGPNLNAWFNVVPPYLKQAPLIQYYEGGTPPAPLTKSIWICPSATNRTVSITLSSPYFTYAFNSRMDPNGAAQFQRGQCVAPATTILFAEEAEDGFCNTTGRFAPARHFDGGNFVLCDGHAEWIAYTNFCRQCPANPFTDSNSTATGDWKTGVPYHWFPFKGAST, from the coding sequence ATGAAAGACCGAACCGATCTCAAAACGCGAGGCTTCACTTTTACGGAACTGCTGGTGGTTGTTTCCGTTGGCGCGGTTTTGGCGGGGACGATCTTGCCGGCGCTGGACACGGCACAGGATACATTGAAGGCGGCGGTTTGTCTCAGTAACATGCATCAATGGGGGCTGGGCTTCAGCCTGTATGCCGCAGACCAGAGGGACTATTGGCCGGCCGAGGGCAGTAACTTTAGTGTGATTGACGGAGGGCCCAATCTCAATGCTTGGTTCAACGTGGTGCCGCCTTACTTGAAGCAAGCGCCGCTGATTCAATACTATGAAGGGGGCACGCCGCCGGCACCGCTCACAAAAAGCATCTGGATCTGCCCCAGCGCAACCAACAGAACCGTATCGATCACACTCTCAAGCCCGTATTTTACCTACGCATTCAATTCGCGCATGGACCCGAACGGAGCGGCACAATTCCAGCGCGGCCAATGCGTCGCGCCCGCTACCACGATATTATTTGCAGAAGAAGCGGAAGACGGCTTTTGTAATACGACCGGCAGGTTTGCACCGGCGCGGCATTTTGACGGCGGGAACTTTGTCCTCTGTGATGGTCATGCGGAATGGATCGCCTATACCAACTTCTGCAGACAATGCCCGGCCAACCCGTTCACCGACTCCAACTCAACGGCGACCGGCGATTGGAAGACCGGCGTGCCTTACCATTGGTTTCCGTTTAAGGGCGCGTCGACCTGA